In Electrophorus electricus isolate fEleEle1 chromosome 14, fEleEle1.pri, whole genome shotgun sequence, a single window of DNA contains:
- the si:dkeyp-118b1.2 gene encoding ataxin-7-like protein 3 isoform X2, translated as MKMEERSLSNMDNSKMEGIAQEILSDLVEDACLGLCFEVHRAVKQGYFFLDDTDQESMKDFEIVDQPGVDIFGQVYNQWKNKECVCPNCSRSIAASRFAPHLEKCLGMGRNSSRIANRRIASGNNTNKSESDQEDNDDVNDNDWSYGAEKKAKKRKADKNPNSPRRSKSLKHKNAKDLSSSFSFAGS; from the exons atgaaaatggaggAGCGGTCCTTGTCCAACATGGACAACAGCAAGATGGAG GGCATCGCCCAGGAGATTCTGTCCGACCTGGTGGAGGATGCATGCCTGGGACTGTGCTTCGAGGTGCACCGCGCCGTCAAACAGGGCTATTTCTTCCTGGACGACACAGACCAGGAGAGCATGAAGGACTTTG AAATCGTGGACCAGCCCGGGGTGGACATCTTCGGCCAGGTGTACAACCAGTGGAAGAACAAGGAGTGTGTTTGTCCCAACTGCAGCCGCAGCATTGCTGCATCTCGCTTCGCCCCCCACCTGGAGAAGTGCCTGGGTATGGGCCGCAACAGCAGCCGCATCGCCAACCGCAG AATAGCCAGCGgcaacaacacaaacaagtcAGAAAGTGATCAGGAAGACAACGATGATGTCAATGATAATGACTGGTCCTATGGGGCAGAGAAGAAAG CCAAGAAGAGAAAGGCAGATAAG aatCCAAATTCTCCAAGAAGATCTAAatctttaaaacataaaaatg CCAAAGATCTGTCTTCATCCTTCAGCTTCGCTGGATCCTAA
- the si:dkeyp-118b1.2 gene encoding ataxin-7-like protein 3 isoform X1, with protein MKMEERSLSNMDNSKMEGIAQEILSDLVEDACLGLCFEVHRAVKQGYFFLDDTDQESMKDFEIVDQPGVDIFGQVYNQWKNKECVCPNCSRSIAASRFAPHLEKCLGMGRNSSRIANRRIASGNNTNKSESDQEDNDDVNDNDWSYGAEKKAKKRKADKVFLHSLKQPVQLNPNSPRRSKSLKHKNAKDLSSSFSFAGS; from the exons atgaaaatggaggAGCGGTCCTTGTCCAACATGGACAACAGCAAGATGGAG GGCATCGCCCAGGAGATTCTGTCCGACCTGGTGGAGGATGCATGCCTGGGACTGTGCTTCGAGGTGCACCGCGCCGTCAAACAGGGCTATTTCTTCCTGGACGACACAGACCAGGAGAGCATGAAGGACTTTG AAATCGTGGACCAGCCCGGGGTGGACATCTTCGGCCAGGTGTACAACCAGTGGAAGAACAAGGAGTGTGTTTGTCCCAACTGCAGCCGCAGCATTGCTGCATCTCGCTTCGCCCCCCACCTGGAGAAGTGCCTGGGTATGGGCCGCAACAGCAGCCGCATCGCCAACCGCAG AATAGCCAGCGgcaacaacacaaacaagtcAGAAAGTGATCAGGAAGACAACGATGATGTCAATGATAATGACTGGTCCTATGGGGCAGAGAAGAAAG CCAAGAAGAGAAAGGCAGATAAGGTATTTTTACATTCTTTGAAACAACCTGTACAGTTG aatCCAAATTCTCCAAGAAGATCTAAatctttaaaacataaaaatg CCAAAGATCTGTCTTCATCCTTCAGCTTCGCTGGATCCTAA
- the slc4a1b gene encoding solute carrier family 4 member 1b (Diego blood group), giving the protein MMDHNQQGHMQEMGQWAGYKENYDPEAGHWGLPRISYLTFKSLVQVYRTMETGVVLLDVEERSLSGIAEKIVDEMVTKKEIRPEDRDGLLQAVRQSGSQSAEAQALTSTLEMQTFSVAERRDALESVEVSVLFVGALDSLERPAMALVQLREAAVLDALQALGPVRLLFLLVGPTKSEMDYHDTGHAMAALLADKVFSQAVSHAQSDREVADAVASFMDCSVVIPPTEIQNEAMLAPIIGFQKKLLQERLRPHDSQPHLDFKPRKLSSARERPEEDPLLRSGIPFGGVIRDVKRRYRHYVSDITDGLNAQVLAAVIFIYFAALSPAITFGGLLADKVDNMMGVSELMLSTAVQGVIFCLLAAQPVLIIGFSGPLLVFEEAFYGFCRAQDVEYLVGRVWIGMWLMVIVVLTVALEGSFLVRFISRFTQEIFSILISLIFIYETFTKLANTFKAHPLNLNYEHLNTTDPWQPVVVRHTFLDGSTGNVTTATSIRYRSYPNTALLSMCLMFGCFSIAYFLRIFKNGYFLPGKVRRLMGDFGVPIAILLMVAVDISINDTYTQKLVVPQGLQVSNPAARGWLINPTGERKPFPVWMMIACVVPAFLVFILIFLESQITTLIISKPERKMVKGSGFHLDLLILVILGGCSALFGMPWLSATTVRSVTHANALTVMSKGPKPQIERVLEQRVSGVLVAILVGLSIFMEPILKMIPMPALFGIFLYMGITSLSGIQLWDRILLLLVPKKYHPNEPYATRVMTSRMHMFTAIQVVCLAMLWTAKSSVLSLALPFILILTVPLRMYMTGRVFTQLEMKCLDADDAKATFEEEPGVDMYSETRMPA; this is encoded by the exons ATGATGGACCATAACCAGCAGGGCCACATGCAGGAGATGGGCCAATGGGCAGGCTACAAGGAGAACTATGACCCTGAGGCGGGCCACTGGGGATTACCACGCATCTCTTACCTGACCTTCAAGAGCCTGGTGCAGGTCTACAGGACCATGGAAACTG GAGTGGTGCTGTTGGACGTGGAGGAACGCTCACTCTCTGGCATCGCTGAGAAGATCGTGGACGAGATGGTCACCAAGAAGGAGATCAGGCCTGAAGACCGGGATGGGCTTCTCCAAGCCGTGAGACAGAGTGGCAG CCAATCAGCAGAAGCACAGGCTCTGACCTCAACCCTGGAAATGCAAACATTCTCTGTTGCAGAGAGG AGAGATGCTCTTGAAAGTGTGGAAgtttctgtgctgtttgtag gtgCGCTGGACTCCCTGGAGAGGCCAGCCATGGCCCTGGTCCAGCTGAGAGAGGCTGCAGTCCTGGACGCTCTGCAGGCCCTGGGCCCTGTGCGCTTGCTCTTCCTCCTGGTGGGCCCCACCAAGAGTGAAATGGACTACCACGACACCGGACATGCTATGGCTGCCCTGCTGGCTGATAAA gtgTTCAGTCAGGCGGTGAGCCATGCTCAGAGTGACAGGGAGGTGGCTGATGCCGTGGCTAGTTTCATGGACTGCAGCGTTGTGATCCCGCCCACCGAGATCCAGAACGAAGCCATGCTCGCACCAATCATCGGCTTCCAAAAGAAGCTCCTGCAGGAGAGGCTCCGCCCCCATGACTCTCAGCCCCACCTTGACTTCAAACCCCGCAAAC TGTCCAGTGCAAGAGAGCGTCCGGAGGAGGACCCGTTGTTGCGTTCGGGAATTCCGTTTGGAGGCGTGATCCGGGACGTGAAGAGGCGGTACCGGCACTACGTTAGTGACATCACCGACGGCCTCAACGCTCAGGTTCTTGCTGCTGTCATCTTCATCTACTTCGCTGCCCTCTCCCCTGCAATCACCTTTGGAGGCctgctag CTGATAAAGTGGACAACATGATGGGTGTGTCGGAGCTGATGCTGTCTACTGCAGTACAGGGTGTCATCTTCTGTCTTCTCGCCGCTCAGCCAGTCCTTATCATTGGTTTCTCTGGACCACTGCTGGTGTTCGAGGAAGCCTTCTATGGg TTCTGCAGGGCTCAGGACGTGGAGTACCTCGTAGGCAGGGTGTGGATCGGCATGTGGCTCATGGTCATCGTGGTACTGACTGTGGCGCTCGAGGGCAGCTTCCTGGTCCGCTTCATCTCTCGCTTCACCCAGGAGATCTTCTCCAtcctcatctctctcatctTCATCTACGAGACCTTCACCAAACTTGCCAAT ACTTTTAAGGCTCATCCTCTTAATCTCAACTATGAGCACTTGAACACCACGGACCCGTGGCAGCCAGTCGTCGTGCGCCACACCTTTCTGGATGGTTCCACGGGCAACGTAACCACGGCAACCAGCATCCGCTACCGTTCCTACCCCAACACCGCCCTGCTGTCCATGTGCCTGATGTTCGGCTGTTTCTCCATCGCATACTTCCTGCGCATATTCAAAAATGGCTACTTTTTGCCTGGCAAG GTCCGACGTTTGATGGGCGACTTTGGTGTTCCCATCGCTATTTTACTCATGGTTGCAGTGGACATCAGTATCAATGATACCTACACTCAG AAACTGGTGGTCCCTCAGGGGTTGCAGGTGTCTAACCCCGCCGCACGGGGCTGGCTCATCAACCCCACTGGCGAGCGCAAACCCTTCCCGGTCTGGATGATGATCGCCTGCGTCGTGCCCGCCTTCCTCgtcttcatcctcatcttcctcgAGTCGCAGATCACCAC GCTGATCATAAGTAAGCCAGAGAGGAAGATGGTGAAGGGATCTGGGTTCCATCTGGACCTTCTCATTCTTGTCATCCTGGGGGGGTGCAGTGCCCTGTTCGGAATGCCCTGGCTCAGTGCTACAACGGTACGGTCCGTAACCCACGCCAACGCCTTGACCGTCATGAGTAAGGGGCCCAAGCCGCAGATAGAAAGAGTTCTGGAACAAAGGGTCAGTGGAGTATTGGTGGCCATACTTGTAG GCCTGTCCATCTTCATGGAGCCCATCCTGAAGATGATTCCCATGCCGGCTCTGTTCGGAATCTTCCTCTACATGGGAATCACATCGCTGAGTGGCATTCAGCTGTGGGATCGCATTCTGCTCCTCCTCGTTCCCAAAAAGTATCATCCCAATGAACCGTACGCTACAAGA gtgaTGACGAGCAGGATGCACATGTTCACGGCCATCCAGGTGGTGTGCCTGGCCATGCTGTGGACAGCGAAGTCAAGCGTTTTGTCTCTTGCGCTGcccttcatcctcatcctcaccgTACCTCTGCGCATGTACATGACTGGCCGCGTCTTCACACAGCTCGAGATGAAATGC CTGGATGCTGATGATGCCAAAGCGACATTTGAAGAGGAGCCTGGTGTGGACATGTACTCAGAAACGCGCATGCCAGCGTAA